The proteins below are encoded in one region of Ochotona princeps isolate mOchPri1 chromosome 24, mOchPri1.hap1, whole genome shotgun sequence:
- the PAGR1 gene encoding PAXIP1-associated glutamate-rich protein 1 yields MSLAAATTAPLSEEGEVTSGLQALAVEDTGGPSASASKAEDEGEEGQEEAERGGCGAEEVPGEARSAAGEEAAEGEAEDWCVPCSDDEVEMPAEGQAWMPPPSEIQRLYELLAAHGTVELQAEILPRRPPTPEAQSEEERSDEEPEAKEEEEEKPHMPTEFDFDDEPMTPKDALIDRRRTPGSSARSQKREARLDKVLSDMKRHKKLEEQILRTGRDLFSLDSEDPSPASPPLRASASSLFPRQRKY; encoded by the exons ATGTCCCTGGCAGCCGCCACGACGGCACCTCTGTCGGAAGAAGGAGAAGTGACCTCCGGCCTCCAGGCTTTGGCCGTGGAGGATACCGGAGGCCCCTCTGCCTCCGCCAGCAAGGCTGAGGACGAGGGGGAGGAAGGCCAGGAGGAGGCCGAACGGGGGGGATGTGGGGCGGAGGAGGTGCCAGGAGAAGCCCGGAGCgctgctggggaggaggcagcGGAGGGAGAAGCCGAGGACTGGTGCGTGCCCTGCAGCGACGACGAGGTGGAGATGCCAGCGGAAGGGCAGGCCTGGATGCCCCCGCCTTCTGAAATCCAGCGGCTCTATGAACTGCTGGCTGCCCATGGCACCGTGGAGCTACAAGCCGAGATCCTGCCCCGTCGGCCACCCACTCCCGAGGCCCAGAGCGAAGAGGAGAGATCAGATGAAGAGCCGGAAGctaaagaggaagaggaggaaaa aCCACACATGCCCACGGAATTTGACTTTGATGATGAACCGATGACACCCAAGGACGCCCTGATTGATCGGAGACGCACGCCAG GGAGTTCAGCCCGCAGCCAGAAGCGGGAAGCCCGCCTGGACAAGGTCCTCTCAGACATGAAGCGACACAAGAAGCTAGAGGAACAGATCCTTCGCACTGGGAGGGACCTCTTCAGCCTGGACTCGGAGgatcccagccctgccagccccccactTCGGGCCTcggccagcagcctcttcccccGGCAGCGAAAATACTGA
- the PRRT2 gene encoding proline-rich transmembrane protein 2 encodes MAASTSEVSEINEAERSPETQQEGPGPSEAPPTGVPPQPEAPQQADPDPNVAPVDSGEPKAGSAPETSETPAQATDLSVSPGGNSKTNSSPQEACQEAASTAEESREAPAADQGSELQPATPPEPAAEPAPQPEEPQPSLKPAVQPESLSQDHTPESLTKNEGGRQENGVVVPLEAGNGKEGQAPQPHSPPPANGAPPRVLQQLVEEDRKGRAHGGHPGSPRGSLSRHPSSQLAGVEGGEGTQKPRDYIILAILSCFCPMWPVNIVAFAYAVMSRNSLQQGDVDGAQRLGRVAKLLSIVALVGGVLIIIASCVINLGVYK; translated from the exons ATGGCAGCCAGCACCTCCGAGGTCTCTGAGATAAACGAGGCGGAAAGGAGTCCTGAGACCCAGCAAGAAGGGCCAGGCCCCTCTGAAGCCCCACCAACAGGGGTTCCACCCCAGCCCGAGGCCCCCCAACAGGCAGACCCAGACCCCAACGTGGCCCCCGTGGACTCAGGAGAGCCAAAGGCTGGGTCAGCTCCTGAAACCTCTGagaccccagcccaggccacagaCCTCAGTGTTAGCCCAGGAGGGAACTCCAAGACCAACTCCAGTCCCCAAGAAGCATGCCAAGAAGCAGCCTCCACAGCAGAGGAGAGCAGGGAGGCCCCAGCTGCAGATCAGGGCTCCGAGCTGCAGCCGGCGACCCCACCTGAGCCAGCCGCAGAGCCTGCTCCCCAGCCGGaggagccccagcccagcctcaagCCGGCTGTCCAGCCAGAATCCCTGAGCCAAGACCACACCCCTGAGAGCCTGACCAAGAATGAGGGGGGAAGGCAAGAAAATGGGGTAGTGGTCCCACTCGAGGCTGGTAATGGGAAAGAGGGCCAAGCCCCCCAgcctcactccccacccccagccaacGGGGCTCCCCCTCGGGTGTTGCAGCAGCTGGTTGAGGAGGATCGAAAAGGAAGAGCTCATGGTGGGCACCCGGGATCTCCCCGAGGTAGCCTGAGCCGCCACCCTAGCTCCCAgctggcaggggtggaggggggcgAAGGTACCCAGAAACCTCGAGACTACATCATCCTTGCCATCCTGTCGTGTTTCTGCCCCATGTGGCCTGTCAACATCGTGGCCTTTGCTTATGCTGTCATG TCTCGTAACAGCCTGCAGCAGGGGGACGTGGATGGGGCTCAGCGTCTGGGTCGTGTGGCCAAGCTCTTAAGCATCGTGGCACTGGTCGGGGGTGTCCTTATCATCATCGCCTCCTGCGTCATCAACTTGGGCG TGTataagtga